One stretch of Roseimicrobium sp. ORNL1 DNA includes these proteins:
- a CDS encoding DUF423 domain-containing protein — protein sequence MNFSPVKLRAACVLGFTGVALGAFGAHGLKDHWEATLEAAVAAKRLANWETGVFYQLTHAIVLLVLAFGCPEKHQAKLASYCFVIGVNIFSGTLYMYSLTGLRWMGAIVPVGGVLLLIGWVLTALRK from the coding sequence ATGAACTTCTCGCCCGTCAAGCTTCGTGCCGCCTGCGTTTTGGGATTTACGGGAGTCGCGCTGGGTGCCTTTGGTGCTCATGGCCTCAAGGATCACTGGGAGGCTACGCTTGAGGCTGCGGTGGCGGCCAAGCGCCTTGCGAATTGGGAGACGGGAGTCTTCTATCAATTGACCCACGCCATCGTTCTTCTCGTTCTGGCCTTCGGATGCCCCGAGAAGCATCAGGCAAAGCTGGCAAGCTATTGCTTCGTGATCGGCGTCAATATCTTCAGTGGCACCCTCTACATGTACAGCCTTACGGGCCTGAGATGGATGGGTGCCATTGTGCCGGTCGGCGGTGTCCTACTGCTCATTGGCTGGGTTTTGACGGCGCTGAGGAAGTGA
- a CDS encoding ketosteroid isomerase-related protein, protein MSSPREASLALITRYYDTFNAGDREAFLQLLTDDVKHDINQGDCDAGKENFRIFLQRMDRSYREQVCELQVFASDDGSRGAAEFFIDGKYVSTDEGLPEANGQTYYLRVGAFFDIRDGKVARITNYYNLQDWLKQVGAA, encoded by the coding sequence ATGTCCTCACCCCGCGAAGCCTCCCTCGCCCTCATCACCCGCTACTACGATACCTTCAACGCGGGGGATCGGGAGGCCTTCCTGCAACTGCTCACGGACGACGTGAAGCACGACATCAACCAGGGCGACTGCGATGCAGGGAAAGAGAACTTCCGCATCTTCCTCCAGCGCATGGATCGCTCCTATCGGGAACAGGTGTGTGAACTCCAGGTCTTCGCCTCGGACGACGGCTCCCGCGGCGCCGCGGAATTTTTCATCGATGGCAAATACGTCAGCACGGACGAAGGCCTTCCTGAAGCCAACGGCCAGACCTACTACCTGCGCGTGGGCGCCTTCTTCGACATCCGTGACGGAAAAGTCGCCCGCATCACCAACTACTACAACCTGCAGGACTGGCTGAAGCAGGTGGGGGCGGCGTGA
- a CDS encoding homoserine dehydrogenase, whose protein sequence is MLQELKQREKDGNFIHVGLVGAGAMGSGIAYQIGRTPGMRLSFVADKDIKAAENGAARYGKPTKITTDCLAALGDPNTKVDVFVEATNSVIAAYDYCVAAIDRGAHCVLMNAEVDAILGYLLRDFARKQNVIVTSDAGDQHGVLARMMEEIEMWGFDIVQAGNMKGFLDRHQTLEGIEPIAKQLGLSTVQCLAYTDGSKLNIEMSVIANEYGLTPIVPGMEGPRATKMQDVVDLFEFDKYNGQGRVDYVLGAKEHGGGVYVVARCDSEFQQRYMNYYKVTNKHPYYVFLRPYHLCHLETPRAVALAAMYGKAVLTMRAGRVTDTFAYIKADAPAGTRVEHAIGGNEVYGLIDEAKKADAANHVPQGVLDIEDSDARPVFKRAVKKDQPLTWDDIEIPANRMTELWEKQKALFAATR, encoded by the coding sequence ATGCTTCAGGAACTTAAACAACGCGAGAAGGACGGCAATTTCATCCATGTAGGTCTAGTGGGCGCTGGCGCCATGGGCTCAGGCATCGCGTACCAGATTGGCAGGACGCCGGGCATGAGGCTCTCGTTTGTCGCCGACAAGGATATCAAGGCTGCCGAAAACGGCGCCGCCCGCTACGGCAAGCCGACCAAGATCACCACGGACTGCCTGGCTGCTTTGGGCGACCCGAACACGAAGGTTGATGTCTTTGTAGAAGCCACCAACTCCGTCATCGCCGCTTACGACTACTGCGTGGCAGCCATCGATCGCGGTGCCCACTGCGTGCTGATGAACGCTGAGGTGGATGCCATTCTCGGCTACCTCCTCCGCGACTTCGCCCGTAAGCAAAATGTCATTGTGACCAGCGACGCCGGTGACCAGCATGGCGTGCTTGCCCGCATGATGGAAGAAATCGAAATGTGGGGCTTCGACATCGTTCAGGCCGGCAACATGAAGGGCTTCCTCGATCGCCACCAGACGCTGGAAGGCATCGAGCCCATCGCGAAGCAGCTCGGTCTTTCCACGGTGCAGTGTCTTGCCTATACGGACGGTTCCAAGCTGAACATCGAAATGTCCGTCATCGCGAATGAGTACGGCCTGACGCCCATCGTTCCCGGCATGGAAGGCCCCCGCGCCACCAAGATGCAGGACGTGGTGGACCTCTTCGAGTTCGACAAGTACAACGGCCAGGGTCGTGTGGACTACGTCCTCGGCGCCAAGGAACACGGCGGCGGTGTGTACGTAGTGGCGCGCTGCGACAGCGAGTTCCAGCAGCGCTACATGAACTACTACAAGGTGACGAACAAGCACCCGTACTACGTCTTCCTGCGCCCCTACCACCTGTGCCACCTGGAAACACCGCGTGCCGTGGCCCTGGCGGCCATGTACGGCAAGGCGGTGCTGACCATGCGCGCTGGCCGTGTGACGGATACCTTTGCGTACATCAAGGCGGACGCTCCCGCCGGTACCCGCGTGGAGCACGCCATCGGCGGCAATGAAGTCTACGGTCTCATCGACGAGGCGAAGAAGGCGGATGCCGCCAACCACGTGCCCCAAGGCGTGCTGGACATCGAAGATTCGGACGCCCGCCCCGTCTTCAAGCGTGCGGTGAAGAAGGACCAGCCTCTCACGTGGGATGATATCGAGATTCCCGCCAACCGCATGACGGAGCTCTGGGAGAAGCAGAAGGCACTCTTCGCCGCCACCCGCTAA
- a CDS encoding serine hydrolase translates to MLRLTPALTARVSGLLRLLLLSGMCLVTGALSAQTSVIAVDVYNKKIHVESGGNTKRPVGGLAKVATALVALDWSDVTKVPLNTLATVSPTDLQIAGSNSLGLAPGDQITLRDLIYAAMMSSDNVAATTLAAFVGNDINARRGRGGDAIGTFVGEMNKLAAREGMKKTRFTNPHGFENSRNTPFSTAADMARLSMYAISRAPFRFYTNQRSRNITVLRGGAPITVPLQNTNALLRRGNIDGIKTGNTPMSGGCVIVTEERPGTVGKDPTSGANVVFRHRMVAVVLGSADPFTEGLAVLQQGWGGYDQWLQSGRPVHDAKELLGTF, encoded by the coding sequence ATGCTCCGCCTGACCCCCGCTTTGACCGCACGCGTTTCCGGCCTCCTGCGTCTGCTGCTCCTTTCCGGCATGTGCCTGGTGACTGGCGCGCTTTCTGCTCAGACGAGCGTCATTGCAGTGGATGTGTACAACAAGAAGATTCACGTGGAGTCAGGGGGCAACACGAAGCGGCCGGTGGGTGGATTGGCAAAGGTGGCTACCGCGCTGGTGGCGCTGGACTGGTCAGACGTGACCAAGGTGCCGCTGAACACCCTCGCCACGGTCTCGCCCACGGATCTCCAGATTGCTGGCTCGAACAGCCTCGGCCTGGCCCCCGGCGACCAGATCACCCTGCGTGACCTCATCTATGCCGCGATGATGTCCTCAGACAATGTGGCTGCCACCACGCTGGCTGCCTTTGTGGGAAATGACATCAATGCACGCCGCGGCCGCGGTGGTGATGCCATTGGCACCTTCGTGGGTGAGATGAACAAGCTCGCCGCACGTGAAGGCATGAAGAAAACCCGCTTCACGAATCCGCACGGATTTGAGAACAGCCGCAACACGCCTTTCTCCACGGCGGCGGACATGGCGAGGCTGAGCATGTACGCCATCTCGCGTGCACCCTTCCGCTTTTACACGAACCAGCGCTCGCGGAACATCACCGTGCTGCGCGGTGGCGCTCCGATTACGGTGCCCCTGCAGAATACCAACGCGCTCCTGCGGCGAGGCAATATCGATGGCATCAAGACCGGTAACACTCCCATGTCCGGCGGCTGCGTCATCGTCACCGAAGAACGCCCCGGCACGGTGGGCAAGGACCCCACCTCCGGCGCGAACGTGGTGTTCCGCCATCGCATGGTGGCCGTGGTCCTGGGTTCTGCCGATCCATTCACAGAAGGGCTCGCCGTATTGCAGCAGGGCTGGGGCGGCTATGACCAGTGGCTCCAGTCCGGCAGGCCGGTGCACGATGCCAAGGAACTGCTGGGCACCTTCTGA
- a CDS encoding aminotransferase class I/II-fold pyridoxal phosphate-dependent enzyme yields the protein MSLPRKMDIESKLSRQLSGIPRSGIRDFFELVIGRSDVISLGVGEPDKPTPWPIREAAIRSLEKGQTSYTSNLGLESLRIAISEYVTGQFRVTYDPKTEILVTVGVSEALDLAFRAVLDPGDEVIYHQPCYVSYGPSITMAYGVPVPVNTRLEDNFALRASDVEKAITPKTKVIALNFPTNPTGAIEPPEELEKIAQLCVKHDLLCFTDEIYSELLYDGGQHKSIVEFPGMRERTVLLHGFSKAFAMTGWRLGYACAPAPLREAMMKIHQYCMLCAPIMSQVAALEALHQGTAVIEPMRQSYEERRNFVVRRLNEMGLSCFNPGGAFYVFPDVSSTGLSGRDFALKLLEEKSVAVVPGNAFGPTGEKCVRCCYATAPDLLVKAMDGMEEFVKSRKVA from the coding sequence ATGAGCCTGCCCCGCAAAATGGACATTGAAAGCAAACTGTCCCGCCAGCTCAGCGGCATCCCGCGCAGTGGCATTCGTGACTTCTTCGAGCTCGTCATCGGACGAAGCGACGTCATTTCCCTCGGAGTAGGGGAGCCGGACAAGCCCACGCCGTGGCCCATCCGTGAAGCTGCCATTCGCTCCCTCGAAAAGGGACAGACCAGCTACACGAGCAATCTCGGCCTGGAATCGCTGCGCATCGCTATCAGCGAGTACGTCACCGGTCAGTTCCGCGTGACCTATGACCCGAAGACGGAAATCCTTGTAACCGTGGGCGTGAGTGAGGCGCTGGACCTGGCCTTCCGCGCGGTGCTGGATCCGGGTGACGAAGTCATCTACCACCAGCCGTGCTACGTGTCCTACGGCCCCAGCATCACCATGGCCTACGGCGTGCCCGTGCCGGTGAACACGCGACTGGAAGACAACTTCGCGCTGCGTGCCTCCGATGTCGAAAAGGCCATCACGCCGAAGACGAAGGTCATCGCGCTGAACTTCCCCACAAATCCCACCGGGGCCATCGAGCCACCGGAGGAACTGGAGAAGATTGCCCAGCTCTGCGTGAAGCATGACCTGCTCTGCTTCACGGACGAGATCTACAGCGAGCTGCTGTATGACGGCGGCCAGCACAAGAGCATCGTGGAATTTCCCGGCATGCGTGAGCGCACCGTGCTGCTGCATGGTTTCTCCAAGGCCTTTGCCATGACGGGCTGGCGCCTTGGCTATGCCTGTGCGCCTGCGCCGCTGCGTGAGGCGATGATGAAGATTCACCAGTACTGCATGCTCTGCGCTCCCATCATGAGCCAGGTCGCAGCGCTGGAGGCCCTGCATCAGGGTACCGCGGTCATCGAACCCATGCGTCAGAGCTATGAGGAGCGCCGCAACTTCGTGGTGCGCCGGCTGAATGAAATGGGGCTGAGCTGCTTCAATCCCGGTGGTGCCTTCTATGTCTTCCCGGATGTGAGCTCGACGGGTCTCTCCGGCCGTGACTTCGCTCTGAAACTGCTGGAAGAAAAGAGTGTCGCTGTGGTCCCGGGGAATGCCTTCGGTCCCACGGGTGAGAAGTGCGTGCGCTGCTGCTACGCCACGGCGCCGGATCTTCTCGTGAAGGCCATGGATGGCATGGAGGAGTTTGTGAAGTCACGAAAGGTGGCTTGA
- a CDS encoding FAD-dependent oxidoreductase — protein MSSSNKHVAILGGGPCGLYAARVLSRVGVKVTLIEKDVRPGGLATSHQRGGNWYDLGCHMLHEFDKEIYEDIMELMGDESIPVQLDAKIRWAGAFYRYPLQFQDMIKGIPLPILAFYTIGLFYAQIRKTLVPWTPKNAEQALIQLYGSPLYRFFFKDFTHRYWGIHPKELSATFITTKMPRLSAVDVLKKAFGKLGVKDKGVKAVDSALHEETLHYSRTGAEAMPRAIAKAIVEQGGEVIVGADVSRIETQEGRVSKVYYKKDGVEHSLACDECISTIPMPWLVQRAEPAPPPEVIEAAKELRFKPIAIYGLLVKKEKCLDGLYIYYRDRAFHRVGEPKNAGLAVKPEGHTVLIVETTCEIGDAKWQGTEEMKDRIFKDLEAEKICTKADVVETHVLHGETGYPIFALGFEPHLEKVTSWVKSIPNLQTTGRQGGFKYPNMHAAMRMGATAAQTALKRLGTQ, from the coding sequence ATGTCTTCCTCGAACAAGCATGTCGCGATCCTCGGCGGAGGGCCCTGCGGCCTGTATGCAGCCCGGGTGCTCTCCCGGGTAGGTGTAAAGGTGACGCTGATCGAGAAGGACGTGCGTCCCGGCGGCCTCGCCACCTCGCATCAGCGTGGAGGAAACTGGTACGACCTCGGCTGCCACATGCTGCACGAGTTCGACAAGGAGATCTACGAGGACATCATGGAGCTCATGGGGGATGAGAGCATCCCCGTGCAACTGGATGCGAAGATCCGCTGGGCCGGTGCTTTCTACCGCTACCCCCTGCAGTTCCAGGACATGATCAAGGGCATCCCGCTGCCCATCCTGGCTTTCTACACCATCGGCCTCTTCTACGCGCAGATTCGCAAGACGCTGGTGCCCTGGACTCCCAAGAATGCGGAGCAGGCGCTCATCCAGCTTTACGGCTCCCCGCTGTACCGCTTTTTCTTCAAGGACTTCACGCACCGCTACTGGGGCATCCACCCCAAGGAGTTGAGCGCCACTTTCATCACCACGAAGATGCCTCGCCTGAGTGCGGTGGACGTGTTGAAGAAGGCGTTCGGCAAGCTTGGTGTGAAGGATAAGGGAGTGAAGGCTGTGGACAGCGCCCTTCACGAAGAGACGTTGCACTACTCCCGCACCGGTGCCGAGGCCATGCCGCGCGCCATTGCCAAAGCGATCGTGGAGCAGGGTGGTGAAGTCATCGTTGGGGCCGACGTATCGCGCATCGAGACTCAGGAAGGTCGCGTCTCCAAGGTGTACTACAAAAAGGACGGCGTGGAACACTCGCTGGCATGCGATGAGTGCATCTCCACCATTCCCATGCCGTGGCTCGTGCAGCGGGCAGAGCCTGCGCCCCCGCCGGAGGTGATTGAGGCCGCGAAGGAATTGCGCTTCAAGCCCATCGCCATCTACGGACTTCTCGTGAAGAAGGAGAAGTGCCTCGATGGGTTGTACATCTACTACCGTGATCGCGCCTTCCATCGCGTGGGCGAGCCGAAGAACGCCGGCCTGGCCGTGAAGCCCGAGGGACATACCGTCCTCATTGTGGAAACCACGTGTGAGATCGGTGATGCCAAGTGGCAGGGCACCGAGGAGATGAAGGACCGCATCTTCAAGGATCTCGAGGCTGAGAAGATTTGCACCAAGGCAGATGTGGTGGAGACACATGTGCTTCACGGCGAGACCGGGTATCCGATTTTTGCGCTCGGCTTCGAACCGCATCTCGAAAAGGTGACCAGCTGGGTGAAGAGCATTCCAAACCTGCAGACCACCGGTCGTCAGGGCGGATTCAAGTATCCTAATATGCATGCCGCCATGCGCATGGGCGCGACCGCCGCGCAGACCGCGCTGAAGAGGCTGGGCACTCAGTAA
- a CDS encoding SGNH/GDSL hydrolase family protein, producing the protein MKSNLTLPTFSLRLLTTLACVWTMLAKQSAEAQAPASSQPQKVLILGNSITRHGPKADIGWTGNWGMAASAEEKDFVHLIEKALTERAGANAKPKVLAVNIAEFERNYATYDVAAKLKEATTFGADLIILAIGENVPALTTEDSKAQFKFSVLKLLAALKGDRSPRIIVRSPFWANPAKDETLKQVAQETGGVFVDISALGKDESNYARSERPFKNEGVARHPGDKGMQAIADAIMSKAP; encoded by the coding sequence ATGAAATCCAACCTCACCCTCCCGACGTTCTCACTCCGGCTTCTGACCACCCTTGCCTGCGTCTGGACGATGCTGGCTAAACAATCGGCAGAAGCTCAGGCCCCTGCCTCCAGCCAGCCGCAGAAAGTCCTCATCCTCGGCAACAGCATCACCCGGCACGGCCCCAAGGCAGACATCGGCTGGACCGGAAACTGGGGCATGGCAGCCAGCGCAGAAGAGAAGGACTTTGTCCACCTCATCGAAAAGGCCCTCACCGAAAGGGCGGGTGCGAACGCGAAACCCAAGGTGCTGGCGGTCAACATCGCTGAATTCGAACGGAACTACGCCACCTATGACGTGGCCGCCAAGCTGAAGGAAGCCACCACCTTCGGCGCGGATCTCATCATCCTGGCCATCGGTGAGAACGTGCCGGCCCTGACGACCGAAGACTCCAAAGCCCAGTTCAAATTCAGCGTGCTGAAGCTGCTGGCAGCGCTGAAGGGAGACCGCAGCCCTCGCATCATCGTGCGCAGCCCCTTCTGGGCCAATCCCGCCAAGGACGAAACTCTCAAGCAGGTAGCCCAGGAAACAGGCGGTGTGTTTGTGGATATCAGCGCCTTGGGCAAGGATGAATCCAACTACGCCCGCTCCGAGCGCCCCTTCAAAAACGAGGGCGTGGCCCGGCATCCCGGAGACAAGGGCATGCAGGCGATCGCGGATGCGATCATGAGCAAGGCTCCCTAG
- a CDS encoding Lrp/AsnC family transcriptional regulator produces MERILELLRENSRLTNKEIATRLGLAEADVAFRVAELEKSGTVLGYHAVIDQEKIGKRGVTAFIEVKVTPESGGGFDRFARRISQYEQVRSCYLMSGGYDLVVVVEGADLYDVARFVAEKLSTLDVVLSTATHFQLRTYKHDGFLLNTPSTEGPLPVSP; encoded by the coding sequence ATGGAACGAATACTGGAACTACTTCGAGAAAATTCTCGCCTCACGAACAAGGAAATCGCCACCCGTCTCGGTCTCGCCGAGGCCGATGTCGCCTTCCGCGTGGCCGAGCTCGAGAAGTCCGGTACCGTCCTCGGATACCATGCGGTGATCGATCAGGAGAAGATCGGCAAGCGTGGCGTCACTGCGTTCATCGAGGTGAAGGTCACGCCGGAGAGCGGCGGCGGCTTCGATCGGTTTGCGCGCCGCATCTCCCAGTATGAACAGGTGAGAAGCTGCTACCTCATGAGCGGTGGCTACGATCTTGTCGTGGTCGTGGAGGGCGCGGACCTTTACGACGTGGCCCGCTTCGTGGCGGAAAAGCTCAGCACGCTGGACGTCGTCCTTTCTACGGCGACGCATTTCCAGCTCCGCACTTACAAGCATGACGGCTTCCTGCTGAATACGCCGTCCACGGAAGGTCCCCTGCCAGTATCGCCATGA
- a CDS encoding ATP-dependent 6-phosphofructokinase yields MRIGILNSGGDCPGLNAVIHGVVGAATELGWEVIGFRDGFEGLLPNGPGHVKLDPERTIGILKLGGTILGTTNKGNFAVKIGVDNVAQVAADIMEQAKATIKYLGIEALIVVGGDGSLTTGLQLCQEGVPVVGVPKTIDNDLQATAMTFGFDSAVAAVVDALDRLHTTADSHQRVMVVEVMGRHAGWIALYGGIGGGADIVLLPEIKFTMENVAEHVKRLYAAGHRSVLIVVAEGAEMEGGGLMTREQMDAEKRQVKLGGIGEYVAKSVEKMTGHETRDVRLGHLQRGGSPTPLDRILGTRFGVKAVHLIKEQKYGRMVSYQSYHVGDVPIEEAVNKLRLVQPTSEVVQAARAVGISFGDR; encoded by the coding sequence ATGCGCATCGGCATTCTCAACAGCGGCGGCGATTGTCCAGGACTCAATGCAGTGATTCACGGCGTGGTGGGAGCGGCCACGGAACTGGGCTGGGAGGTGATTGGCTTCCGCGACGGATTTGAAGGTCTCCTTCCGAATGGTCCTGGTCACGTGAAGCTCGACCCCGAGCGCACCATCGGCATTCTGAAGCTTGGTGGCACCATCCTGGGCACCACCAACAAGGGCAACTTCGCCGTGAAAATCGGCGTGGATAATGTGGCCCAGGTCGCGGCGGACATCATGGAGCAGGCGAAGGCCACCATCAAATACCTCGGCATCGAGGCCCTGATTGTGGTCGGCGGTGACGGCTCCCTCACCACGGGTCTGCAACTCTGCCAGGAAGGTGTGCCCGTCGTGGGCGTGCCGAAGACGATCGACAACGACCTGCAGGCCACGGCCATGACCTTCGGCTTTGACTCCGCAGTCGCTGCGGTGGTGGATGCTCTCGACCGCCTGCACACGACGGCGGACAGCCACCAGCGTGTGATGGTGGTGGAAGTGATGGGCCGCCACGCCGGCTGGATTGCCCTTTATGGCGGCATCGGCGGTGGCGCGGATATCGTGCTCCTGCCTGAGATCAAGTTCACGATGGAGAATGTGGCTGAGCATGTGAAGCGTCTCTACGCAGCGGGCCATCGCTCCGTGCTCATCGTTGTGGCGGAAGGCGCCGAGATGGAAGGTGGCGGTCTCATGACCCGCGAGCAGATGGATGCCGAGAAGCGCCAGGTGAAGCTGGGCGGCATCGGCGAGTACGTGGCGAAGAGCGTGGAAAAGATGACCGGCCATGAGACGCGCGACGTGCGTCTGGGCCACCTCCAGCGCGGGGGCTCTCCCACGCCGCTGGACCGCATCCTGGGCACCCGCTTCGGCGTGAAAGCCGTGCACCTCATCAAGGAGCAGAAGTACGGCCGCATGGTCAGCTACCAGAGCTACCACGTGGGTGACGTGCCCATCGAGGAGGCGGTGAACAAGCTGCGCCTTGTGCAGCCCACCAGCGAAGTCGTCCAGGCCGCCCGCGCCGTGGGCATCAGCTTTGGGGACCGCTAA